In Sorghum bicolor cultivar BTx623 chromosome 10, Sorghum_bicolor_NCBIv3, whole genome shotgun sequence, one genomic interval encodes:
- the LOC8069026 gene encoding multiple organellar RNA editing factor 2, chloroplastic produces the protein MAAAAAARRLLSRRASSSSLSALLRRGAAAEQPLLLRPAVVAAASRLGFPRGMARRPGGDGFGPTRPGAGGDRAPSDMAPLFPGCDYEHWLIVMDKPGGEGANKQQMIDCYIQTLAKVLGSEEEAKRKIYNVSCERYFGFGCEIDEETSNKLEGLPGVLFVLPDSYVDPEYKDYGAELFVNGEIVQRPPERQRRVEPVPQRSADRPRYNDRTRYARRRENQR, from the exons ATggccgccgcagccgccgcgCGGAGGCTCCTCTCCCGCCGCGCCTCCTCGTCCTCGCTCTCCGCGCTCCtccgccgcggcgccgccgcAGAGCAGCCGCTGCTGCTGCGCCCGGCCGTCGTCGCGGCGGCCTCCCGTCTCGGCTTCCCGCGCGGGATGGCGCGGCGGCCCGGCGGGGACGGCTTCGGCCCTACGCGGCCTGGCGCGGGCGGGGACCGCGCGCCCTCGGACATGGCGCCGCTGTTCCCCGGGTGCGACTACGAGCACTGGCTCATCGTGATGGACAAGCCCGGCGGGGAAGGCGCCAATAAGCAGCAGATGATCGACTGCTACATCCAGACCCTCGCCAAGGTCCTCGGAAG CGAAGAGGAGGCGAAGAGGAAGATCTACAACGTCTCGTGCGAGCGCTACTTCGGGTTTGGGTGCGAGATCGATGAGGAGACATCTAATAAGCTCGAGG GGCTCCCTGGTGTTCTCTTTGTGCTCCCGGATTCGTATGTTGATCCTGAGTACAAGGACTATGGAG CTGAACTCTTTGTCAATGGTGAGATTGTTCAGAGGCCTCCTGAGAGGCAGAGAAGGGTCGAACCTGTGCCACAGAGGTCAGCAGATAGGCCTAGGTACAATGACAGGACGCGCTATGCACGCAGGAGGGAGAACCAACGATGA
- the LOC8066920 gene encoding protein ENHANCED DISEASE RESISTANCE 2 isoform X2, with product MLSSSASKRDAARSGGELPRPHTSGMARSEELPKGGCAGPTPAAVRHEGWMVRHGRRKIGRSFFHTRYFVLDNRVLAYYKKQPRDSMIPLKSIVIDGNCRVEDRGLKTHHGQMIYLLCIYNKKEKENQITMGGYNIQDTLAWKRKIELLIDQDTTTAKHRKAFASLDFDIDLGGPFSFSDHDSGPEDEDDEEEEPRPTLLRRTTIGNGPPDSVLDWTKEADIALSDQNDMSQAYSRKNWRLLRCQNGLRIFEELVEVEYLARSCSRAMRAVGVVEASCEAIFGLVMSMDVTRYEWDCSFQYGSLVEEVDGHTAILYHRLQLNWCSMLVWPRDLCYLRYWRRNDDGSYVVLFRSTEHQNCGPQPGFVRASIESGGFKISPLKSLNGRPRTQVQHLMQIDVRGWGVNYLPSFQYHSLLQMLNCVAGLREYFSQTDEVHTVPRIPVMHTMFNAVSMKKDQNLQEPDSKTKQTDSKHLDMVDEESEDDDDYQAPEADLEEEPTKSDSDAKSSDPIDLSWFSGTIRQDTNEKSRNCWAVPDSKIFKVRSKTFPHDKSKVPAGKYLMELVAIDWFKDTKRMDHVARRKGSAAQVAADKGMFTFLVNIQIPGPSHYSLVLYFVSNSLEKGSLLQRFADGDDDFRNSRLKLIPSVPKGSWIVRQSVGSTPCLLGKAVDCSYLRGPDYLEVDVDIGSSAVANGVLGLVFGVVTTLVVDMAFLIQANTYDELPEQLLGAARLSHIEPSAAVCPDLENI from the exons ATGCTCAGCTCGTCGGCGTCCAAGAGGGACGCCGCGAGGAGCGGCGGGGAGCTCCCTAGGCCGCACACGTCGGGGATGGCGCGGAGCGAGGAGCTGCCCAAGGGCGGCTGCGCGGGCCCGACCCCCGCCGCGGTGCGGCACGAGGGGTGGATGGTGCGCCACGGCCGGAGGAAGATCGGGAGGTCCTTCTTCCACACGCGGTACTTCGTCCTCGACAACAGGGTGCTCGCCTACTACAAGAAGCAGCCCAGGGACAGCATG ATTCCACTCAAGTCAATTGTTATTGATGGAAACTGCAGAGTGGAGGATAGAGGGCTTAAAACACATCATGGTCAA ATGATTTATTTGCTATGCATTTACaacaagaaagaaaaggagaacCAAATCACG ATGGGTGGATACAATATTCAAGATACCTTAGCCTGGAAGAGGAAGATAGAGCTTCTGATTGATCAG GATACTACGACAGCGAAACACCGTAAAGCTTTCGCTtctttggattttgacatagaTCTTGGAGGACCATTTTCGTTCTCTGATCATGACAGCGG acctgaagatgaagatgatgaagaagaagagccCCGGCCCACCTTGCTTCGCAGGACAACTATAGGGAACG GCCCTCCTGATTCTGTACTTGACTGGACCAAAGAGGCTGATATTGCTCTGTCAGATCAGAATGACATGAGTCAGGCTTACTCCAGAAAGAACTGGAGGCTTCTTAGATGCCAGAATG GATTGCGCATCTTTGAAGAACTTGTGGAGGTTGAATACCTT GCGAGAAGCTGTAGTCGAGCAATGAGGGCTGTCGGAGTGGTGGAAGCCTCATGCGAGGCCATTTTTGGGCTTGTAATGAGTATGGATGTAACACGATATGA ATGGGATTGTAGCTTCCAATATGGGAGTTTAGTTGAAGAGGTTGATGGTCATACTGCAATACTGTACCATCGTCTACAACTGAATTGGTGTTCAAT GTTGGTCTGGCCCCGAGATCTTTGTTATTTACGATATTGGCGGCGCAACGATGACGGAAGCTATG TTGTGCTGTTTCGATCTACCGAACATCAGAACTGTGGCCCTCAACCAGGATTTGTGAGAGCTTCTATCGAAA GTGGAGGtttcaagatttcccctctCAAAAGCCTCAATGGGAGACCGCGCACTCAAGTTCAACACCTTATGCAAATTGATGTTAGGGGATGGGGCGTGAACTACTTACCATCATTCCAGTACCACTCTTTGTTGCAGATGCTGAACTGTGTTGCTG GATTGCGTGAATATTTTTCGCAAACAGATGAAGTTCATACAGTTCCAAGGATTCCAGTGATGCATACCATGTTTAATGCGGTCTCAATGAAAAAGGACCAGAACCTTCAAGAACCTGACTCAAAGACCaagcaaactgatagcaaacatTTGGATATGGTAGATGAAGAGTCGGAAGATGATGATGACTACCAAGCCCCTGAAGCTGATTTGGAG GAAGAACCTACCAAATCCGACAGTGATGCTAAGAGCTCAG AcccaatagatttgtcttggttTTCGGGCACTATTCGTCAGGATACAAATGAGAAAAGTCGTAACTGTTGGGCAGTACCTGATAGCAAGATCTTTAAAGTTCGTAGCAAGACCTTTCCACATGACAAATCAAAG GTACCAGCAGGGAAGTATCTTATGGAGCTCGTAGCGATTGACTGGTTTAAGGACACCAAGCGTATGGATCATGTTGCTAGGCGGAAAGGATCTGCGGCTCAG GTTGCTGCTGATAAGGGAATGTTCACTTTCCTGGTAAACATACAA attcctgGACCAAGTCATTACAGCTTGGTCCTTTATTTTGTCTCAAATTCCTTGGAGAAAGGATCACTGTTGCAACGTTTTgccgatggtgatgatgattttCGAAACAGCAGACTGAAGCTTATCCCATCTGTTCCAAAG GGGTCTTGGATAGTTCGACAAAGTGTTGGAAGCACACCTTGCTTGCTGGGGAAAGCCGTGGACTGCAGCTATTTGCGTGGCCCTGACTACTTAGAA GTGGATGTAGATATTGGTTCATCCGCGGTAGCCAATGGGGTCCTGGGCTTGGTGTTTGGTGTTGTTACCACCTTGGTGGTCGATATGGCGTTTCTTATACAG GCAAACACTTATGACGAGCTCCCAGAGCAGCTCCTAGGAGCTGCACGGCTATCACACATCGAACCTTCCGCAGCAGTGTGTCCTGACCTTGAAAACATTTGA
- the LOC8066920 gene encoding protein ENHANCED DISEASE RESISTANCE 2 isoform X1, which produces MLSSSASKRDAARSGGELPRPHTSGMARSEELPKGGCAGPTPAAVRHEGWMVRHGRRKIGRSFFHTRYFVLDNRVLAYYKKQPRDSMIPLKSIVIDGNCRVEDRGLKTHHGQMIYLLCIYNKKEKENQITMGGYNIQDTLAWKRKIELLIDQQQDTTTAKHRKAFASLDFDIDLGGPFSFSDHDSGPEDEDDEEEEPRPTLLRRTTIGNGPPDSVLDWTKEADIALSDQNDMSQAYSRKNWRLLRCQNGLRIFEELVEVEYLARSCSRAMRAVGVVEASCEAIFGLVMSMDVTRYEWDCSFQYGSLVEEVDGHTAILYHRLQLNWCSMLVWPRDLCYLRYWRRNDDGSYVVLFRSTEHQNCGPQPGFVRASIESGGFKISPLKSLNGRPRTQVQHLMQIDVRGWGVNYLPSFQYHSLLQMLNCVAGLREYFSQTDEVHTVPRIPVMHTMFNAVSMKKDQNLQEPDSKTKQTDSKHLDMVDEESEDDDDYQAPEADLEEEPTKSDSDAKSSDPIDLSWFSGTIRQDTNEKSRNCWAVPDSKIFKVRSKTFPHDKSKVPAGKYLMELVAIDWFKDTKRMDHVARRKGSAAQVAADKGMFTFLVNIQIPGPSHYSLVLYFVSNSLEKGSLLQRFADGDDDFRNSRLKLIPSVPKGSWIVRQSVGSTPCLLGKAVDCSYLRGPDYLEVDVDIGSSAVANGVLGLVFGVVTTLVVDMAFLIQANTYDELPEQLLGAARLSHIEPSAAVCPDLENI; this is translated from the exons ATGCTCAGCTCGTCGGCGTCCAAGAGGGACGCCGCGAGGAGCGGCGGGGAGCTCCCTAGGCCGCACACGTCGGGGATGGCGCGGAGCGAGGAGCTGCCCAAGGGCGGCTGCGCGGGCCCGACCCCCGCCGCGGTGCGGCACGAGGGGTGGATGGTGCGCCACGGCCGGAGGAAGATCGGGAGGTCCTTCTTCCACACGCGGTACTTCGTCCTCGACAACAGGGTGCTCGCCTACTACAAGAAGCAGCCCAGGGACAGCATG ATTCCACTCAAGTCAATTGTTATTGATGGAAACTGCAGAGTGGAGGATAGAGGGCTTAAAACACATCATGGTCAA ATGATTTATTTGCTATGCATTTACaacaagaaagaaaaggagaacCAAATCACG ATGGGTGGATACAATATTCAAGATACCTTAGCCTGGAAGAGGAAGATAGAGCTTCTGATTGATCAG CAACAGGATACTACGACAGCGAAACACCGTAAAGCTTTCGCTtctttggattttgacatagaTCTTGGAGGACCATTTTCGTTCTCTGATCATGACAGCGG acctgaagatgaagatgatgaagaagaagagccCCGGCCCACCTTGCTTCGCAGGACAACTATAGGGAACG GCCCTCCTGATTCTGTACTTGACTGGACCAAAGAGGCTGATATTGCTCTGTCAGATCAGAATGACATGAGTCAGGCTTACTCCAGAAAGAACTGGAGGCTTCTTAGATGCCAGAATG GATTGCGCATCTTTGAAGAACTTGTGGAGGTTGAATACCTT GCGAGAAGCTGTAGTCGAGCAATGAGGGCTGTCGGAGTGGTGGAAGCCTCATGCGAGGCCATTTTTGGGCTTGTAATGAGTATGGATGTAACACGATATGA ATGGGATTGTAGCTTCCAATATGGGAGTTTAGTTGAAGAGGTTGATGGTCATACTGCAATACTGTACCATCGTCTACAACTGAATTGGTGTTCAAT GTTGGTCTGGCCCCGAGATCTTTGTTATTTACGATATTGGCGGCGCAACGATGACGGAAGCTATG TTGTGCTGTTTCGATCTACCGAACATCAGAACTGTGGCCCTCAACCAGGATTTGTGAGAGCTTCTATCGAAA GTGGAGGtttcaagatttcccctctCAAAAGCCTCAATGGGAGACCGCGCACTCAAGTTCAACACCTTATGCAAATTGATGTTAGGGGATGGGGCGTGAACTACTTACCATCATTCCAGTACCACTCTTTGTTGCAGATGCTGAACTGTGTTGCTG GATTGCGTGAATATTTTTCGCAAACAGATGAAGTTCATACAGTTCCAAGGATTCCAGTGATGCATACCATGTTTAATGCGGTCTCAATGAAAAAGGACCAGAACCTTCAAGAACCTGACTCAAAGACCaagcaaactgatagcaaacatTTGGATATGGTAGATGAAGAGTCGGAAGATGATGATGACTACCAAGCCCCTGAAGCTGATTTGGAG GAAGAACCTACCAAATCCGACAGTGATGCTAAGAGCTCAG AcccaatagatttgtcttggttTTCGGGCACTATTCGTCAGGATACAAATGAGAAAAGTCGTAACTGTTGGGCAGTACCTGATAGCAAGATCTTTAAAGTTCGTAGCAAGACCTTTCCACATGACAAATCAAAG GTACCAGCAGGGAAGTATCTTATGGAGCTCGTAGCGATTGACTGGTTTAAGGACACCAAGCGTATGGATCATGTTGCTAGGCGGAAAGGATCTGCGGCTCAG GTTGCTGCTGATAAGGGAATGTTCACTTTCCTGGTAAACATACAA attcctgGACCAAGTCATTACAGCTTGGTCCTTTATTTTGTCTCAAATTCCTTGGAGAAAGGATCACTGTTGCAACGTTTTgccgatggtgatgatgattttCGAAACAGCAGACTGAAGCTTATCCCATCTGTTCCAAAG GGGTCTTGGATAGTTCGACAAAGTGTTGGAAGCACACCTTGCTTGCTGGGGAAAGCCGTGGACTGCAGCTATTTGCGTGGCCCTGACTACTTAGAA GTGGATGTAGATATTGGTTCATCCGCGGTAGCCAATGGGGTCCTGGGCTTGGTGTTTGGTGTTGTTACCACCTTGGTGGTCGATATGGCGTTTCTTATACAG GCAAACACTTATGACGAGCTCCCAGAGCAGCTCCTAGGAGCTGCACGGCTATCACACATCGAACCTTCCGCAGCAGTGTGTCCTGACCTTGAAAACATTTGA